One Gemmatimonadota bacterium genomic region harbors:
- the lspA gene encoding signal peptidase II — MSLSKARWFFPLASLLFLADCGTKQWVEGVSVEHVPREILGEMLRFTLVYNPGAAFSVYLGEYSRVVFSVLALIVIAMLLRMYQEAAPHDRAMGASLGLIVGGAVGNLTDRLRSARGVVDFIDVGVGDTRFWIFNVADMGVTVGAVILLYLMLTRPEPTSASEST; from the coding sequence ATGTCGTTGTCCAAGGCCCGCTGGTTCTTCCCCCTCGCCAGCCTGCTCTTCCTGGCCGACTGCGGCACCAAGCAGTGGGTCGAAGGCGTGAGCGTGGAGCATGTCCCTCGCGAGATACTCGGCGAGATGTTGCGATTCACGCTGGTCTACAATCCGGGGGCCGCCTTCTCGGTCTACCTCGGGGAGTACTCGCGCGTCGTGTTTTCCGTCCTCGCGCTGATCGTGATCGCCATGCTGCTGCGGATGTACCAGGAAGCGGCCCCGCACGACCGGGCGATGGGGGCCTCCCTGGGCCTCATCGTCGGGGGGGCGGTCGGAAACCTCACGGACCGCCTTCGCTCGGCTCGAGGTGTGGTGGACTTCATCGACGTGGGGGTCGGTGACACCCGCTTCTGGATCTTCAATGTCGCCGACATGGGGGTTACCGTAGGGGCGGTGATCCTGCTCTACCTCATGCTCACGCGTCCCGAACCAACCTCAGCGAGCGAATCCACATGA
- a CDS encoding glycosyltransferase family 4 protein, producing MKLLVLNCHEAWVHQLGVLGAELDIVVGLPGRYTRTWDTHMRPVPRNARLLALSEVTDARYDAVINHNITDLLDTKHLQAPKLLVLHETLEGRMAQQGADFEPRDMRAMLNTYLASVGGHAVAISRSKAKSWGVTHMVVQNSADPDQYHEPVGDVASGIRVANHVVSKRVFLAWDFHEQAMQDIPCRLVGHNPELTGVSPADDWDHLKRLLASHRFMVHTADPRYEDGYNMAVLEGMAAGLPVLANRHPTTIVQHGVTGFVCETPEEMRTQARRLLDDQSLARELGDNAREYVARQFGPDRFRVEFTRAVQEARKKWSRRAGVREMAGR from the coding sequence GTGAAGCTGCTTGTCCTGAACTGCCACGAAGCCTGGGTGCACCAACTCGGCGTCTTGGGCGCCGAACTGGATATCGTGGTCGGCCTGCCCGGTCGCTACACGCGCACCTGGGACACGCACATGCGCCCGGTGCCTCGGAATGCGCGATTGCTCGCGCTCTCCGAGGTGACTGACGCGCGCTACGACGCGGTGATCAACCACAACATCACCGACCTGCTCGACACCAAGCACCTGCAGGCGCCCAAGCTGCTGGTCCTTCATGAGACGCTGGAAGGCCGGATGGCGCAGCAGGGCGCGGACTTCGAGCCGCGTGATATGCGGGCGATGCTGAACACCTATCTCGCCTCGGTGGGCGGGCACGCCGTGGCGATCTCGCGGTCCAAGGCCAAGTCCTGGGGCGTGACGCACATGGTCGTGCAGAACTCCGCTGATCCCGACCAATATCACGAACCCGTGGGGGATGTGGCCTCCGGCATCCGGGTCGCCAACCACGTGGTCTCCAAGCGCGTCTTCCTCGCCTGGGATTTCCACGAGCAGGCGATGCAGGACATCCCCTGTCGGCTCGTGGGCCACAACCCGGAGTTGACCGGGGTGTCGCCGGCCGATGACTGGGATCACCTCAAGCGCCTGCTGGCGTCGCATCGGTTCATGGTGCACACCGCCGACCCACGCTACGAGGACGGCTACAACATGGCTGTGCTGGAGGGGATGGCGGCCGGTCTTCCGGTCCTCGCCAATCGACATCCCACGACCATCGTGCAGCATGGAGTGACTGGGTTCGTGTGCGAGACGCCGGAGGAGATGCGCACACAAGCACGCCGGTTGCTGGACGATCAGTCCCTGGCGCGAGAGCTCGGCGACAACGCGCGCGAATACGTCGCGCGACAATTCGGTCCGGATCGCTTTCGCGTGGAGTTTACCCGCGCCGTGCAGGAAGCCCGCAAGAAGTGGAGCCGGCGTGCCGGGGTCCGGGAGATGGCGGGCCGCTAG
- the nosZ gene encoding Sec-dependent nitrous-oxide reductase encodes MSSPRRSRFVAAGTGVLALVGYLYACGPAKTSSSMVGATDAPSRVYVAPGTQDEFYAFMSGGFSGQVGVYGLPSGRLLKVIPVFSQNAENGYGYNAETRPLLNTSFGEIPWDDTHHPSLSQTDGMHDGRWLFINANNTPRFARIDLTKFETIETLEVPNTGGNHGSPFVTENTEYVIGATRFSVPIPQKDVAITSFAENFKGTISFVKADEAGKMDVAFQLLVPGFDYDLGRPGKGPSHGWAFFTSYNTEQAYTKLEVNASKNDYDYIAAVNWKTLEACKAAGKSKAWAANYAHNTYDDNRHMASSEMKKSVAVILPADCPGSIYYLPTPKSPHGVDIDPTGEYIVGGGKLATVIPVHSFSKMMKAIEAKAFEKEVEGIPVIKYDQVMAGEVQNPGLGPLHNEFDDKGCAYTSVFITSEIVKWCFSDFKVVDRVPTYYSIGHLLVPGGDTKKPYGKYVVAMNKITKDRFLGTGPELTQSAQLYDITGAKMKLLLDFPTIGEPHYAQAIDAKLIKDKQVKFFKLAENTHPYVARSESETGIARSGKNVHIKMTAIRSHFAPDMVEGVQVGDTVLFHVTNLEQDWDVPHGFAAMGSWSDAELLLMPGQTRTLKWVPKYPGVYPFYCTDFCSALHQEMQGYVRVAPSGRAVALQTSTKARPAVPAGEQ; translated from the coding sequence ATGTCGTCCCCACGTCGCTCCCGATTCGTTGCCGCCGGCACCGGGGTGCTGGCGCTCGTCGGCTATCTCTACGCCTGCGGTCCGGCCAAGACCTCGTCGTCGATGGTCGGTGCCACGGACGCTCCGTCGCGCGTGTATGTCGCCCCCGGCACGCAGGATGAGTTCTACGCCTTCATGTCCGGCGGCTTCTCCGGCCAGGTCGGGGTCTACGGCCTCCCGTCCGGCCGTTTGCTCAAGGTGATCCCGGTCTTCTCGCAAAACGCCGAGAACGGGTACGGCTACAACGCCGAGACGCGGCCACTGCTCAACACGTCGTTTGGCGAGATCCCCTGGGACGACACGCACCATCCCTCACTCTCGCAGACGGATGGGATGCATGATGGTCGCTGGCTCTTCATCAACGCCAACAACACGCCCCGGTTCGCTCGCATCGACCTGACGAAGTTCGAGACGATCGAGACCCTCGAGGTGCCGAACACCGGCGGCAACCACGGGTCGCCGTTTGTCACGGAGAACACGGAGTACGTGATCGGCGCAACCCGTTTCTCGGTGCCCATTCCGCAGAAGGACGTGGCGATCACCAGTTTCGCCGAGAACTTCAAGGGCACCATTTCCTTCGTGAAGGCAGACGAAGCGGGAAAGATGGACGTCGCCTTCCAGTTGTTGGTACCAGGGTTTGACTACGACCTGGGCCGCCCGGGCAAGGGCCCGTCGCATGGGTGGGCGTTCTTCACCTCATACAACACCGAGCAAGCGTACACCAAGCTCGAGGTGAACGCCTCCAAGAACGACTATGACTACATCGCGGCCGTCAACTGGAAGACCCTGGAGGCCTGCAAGGCCGCTGGCAAGTCGAAGGCGTGGGCGGCGAACTACGCTCACAACACGTACGACGACAACCGCCACATGGCGTCGTCGGAGATGAAGAAGAGCGTGGCCGTCATCCTGCCCGCCGACTGCCCGGGGAGCATCTACTACCTGCCGACGCCCAAGTCCCCGCACGGCGTGGACATCGACCCGACCGGCGAGTACATCGTCGGCGGCGGCAAGCTGGCCACCGTCATCCCGGTCCACTCCTTCAGCAAGATGATGAAGGCGATCGAGGCAAAAGCATTCGAGAAGGAGGTGGAGGGGATCCCGGTCATCAAGTACGACCAGGTGATGGCGGGCGAGGTGCAGAATCCCGGTCTGGGCCCCCTGCATAACGAGTTCGACGACAAGGGGTGCGCCTACACGTCAGTGTTCATCACCTCGGAAATCGTCAAATGGTGCTTTAGCGACTTCAAGGTCGTGGACCGCGTCCCGACGTACTATTCGATCGGCCACCTGCTCGTCCCGGGCGGCGACACCAAGAAGCCCTACGGCAAGTACGTGGTCGCGATGAACAAGATCACGAAGGATCGCTTTCTCGGCACCGGGCCGGAACTCACGCAGTCGGCGCAGCTTTACGACATCACGGGGGCAAAGATGAAGCTCCTGCTCGACTTCCCGACGATCGGCGAGCCGCACTATGCCCAGGCGATCGACGCGAAGCTGATCAAGGACAAGCAGGTCAAGTTCTTCAAGCTGGCCGAGAATACGCACCCGTACGTCGCCCGCAGTGAGTCGGAGACGGGCATCGCGCGCAGTGGCAAGAACGTGCACATCAAGATGACGGCGATCCGCTCGCACTTCGCGCCGGACATGGTCGAGGGCGTCCAGGTCGGCGACACCGTGCTCTTCCATGTCACCAACCTCGAGCAGGACTGGGATGTGCCCCACGGCTTTGCGGCGATGGGCAGCTGGAGCGACGCGGAACTGCTGCTCATGCCGGGGCAGACCCGGACACTGAAGTGGGTGCCGAAGTACCCCGGGGTCTATCCGTTCTACTGCACGGACTTCTGCAGTGCGCTGCACCAGGAAATGCAAGGGTATGTGCGCGTCGCCCCGAGTGGCCGCGCCGTGGCCCTGCAAACGAGCACCAAGGCGCGACCGGCCGTCCCGGCAGGGGAGCAGTAG
- a CDS encoding amidohydrolase has translation MRLTLPALAFAALASAAAAQPNSRLATELERRIAAIEPKVVAWRRDIHEHPELSNRETRTAALVADHLRKLGMEVRTGVAITGVVGVLRGAKPGPVIALRADMDALPVTEEVDLPFKSTVRTQFNGQEVGVMHACGHDNHVAILMGIAEVLSGMKAELPGTVVFLFQPDEEGMPGERGGAGVMIEQGALKDPKVEAVFGLHVFPFETGTVSVRGGGLMASSDTWKIIIRGRQTHGAVPWGGVDPITIAGQLQTSMQSIVSRQVDLTATPAILTTGYIRGGIRFNIIPDSVEMMGTIRTFDEVQRDSIHAKLRRMATAIATGSGAEAVVTIERGNPVTYNDPALTNRVMPSLQRAVGASKVIEARPTTTAEDFSLFQKEVPGVFFFLGVTPPGSDPAKVAPNHSPKFFADEKALVPGMKALGAIAIDYLAGGKVAQ, from the coding sequence ATGCGTCTCACCCTCCCCGCCCTCGCCTTCGCCGCGCTCGCCTCAGCCGCCGCGGCGCAACCGAACTCCCGACTCGCGACCGAGCTCGAGCGTCGCATCGCCGCGATCGAGCCCAAGGTCGTGGCCTGGCGCCGCGACATCCACGAGCACCCGGAACTCTCCAACCGCGAAACCCGAACAGCGGCCCTGGTGGCTGACCACCTGCGAAAGCTCGGGATGGAGGTCCGAACCGGCGTGGCCATCACCGGGGTCGTCGGCGTCCTCCGCGGGGCCAAGCCCGGGCCGGTCATCGCACTGCGCGCGGACATGGACGCCCTTCCGGTGACCGAAGAGGTCGACCTGCCGTTCAAGTCGACTGTCCGGACGCAGTTCAACGGCCAGGAGGTCGGCGTGATGCACGCGTGCGGCCACGACAACCACGTCGCGATCCTCATGGGGATCGCCGAGGTGCTGTCTGGGATGAAGGCCGAGTTGCCGGGGACGGTGGTGTTCCTCTTCCAGCCGGATGAGGAGGGGATGCCCGGCGAGCGTGGCGGAGCCGGAGTCATGATCGAGCAGGGCGCCCTGAAGGACCCTAAGGTGGAGGCCGTCTTCGGCTTGCACGTCTTTCCATTTGAGACGGGCACCGTTTCCGTGCGAGGCGGGGGCCTGATGGCGAGCAGCGACACCTGGAAGATCATCATCCGCGGTCGTCAAACCCACGGGGCCGTGCCCTGGGGCGGCGTCGACCCGATCACGATTGCAGGGCAGCTGCAGACCTCGATGCAGTCCATCGTGAGTCGACAGGTGGACCTGACGGCAACGCCGGCGATCCTGACCACGGGCTACATCCGCGGCGGCATTCGCTTCAACATCATCCCCGACTCAGTCGAGATGATGGGAACGATTCGGACGTTCGATGAGGTCCAGCGCGACTCGATCCACGCCAAGCTGCGCCGCATGGCAACGGCGATTGCCACTGGGAGCGGCGCCGAAGCGGTGGTCACGATCGAGCGCGGCAACCCGGTCACCTACAACGACCCTGCCCTCACGAACCGCGTGATGCCATCGCTGCAGCGCGCCGTTGGCGCCAGCAAAGTGATCGAGGCGCGTCCCACGACCACCGCCGAGGACTTCTCGCTGTTCCAGAAGGAAGTGCCGGGGGTCTTCTTCTTCCTCGGCGTCACGCCGCCCGGCAGCGATCCGGCCAAGGTAGCCCCCAATCACTCACCGAAGTTCTTCGCCGATGAGAAGGCGCTGGTCCCGGGGATGAAGGCGCTGGGAGCGATTGCGATCGATTACCTCGCCGGGGGAAAGGTGGCGCAGTAG
- a CDS encoding alpha/beta fold hydrolase: MRTSSLLFILALSAGTTLAAQGREGDVVLPTYRFANGQSLDNVKLHYTLLGQPRKDAGGTTRNAVLVLHGTGGTGSGFLGAAFAGELFGPGKLLDTTQYFVILPDNIGHGKSSKPSDGLRMKFPTYGYTDMVHLQHALLQGLGVNHLRLVMGTSMGCMHAWVWGYTYPNFADGLVPLACAPTQIAGRNRMMRTMIRDFIMQDPDWKGGDYTSPPRGLKAASGMLYMMTSAPLVQHRQAPTRDRADSTIRAYIDARFRSQDPNDMLYQFDASSDYDPSPHLEKVTAPVLAINSADDLVNPPELGLMERLMPRVAKGKYILIPTSERTRGHGTHSQPAIWGAYLAEFVRGLK, from the coding sequence ATGCGCACCTCCTCCCTGTTGTTCATCCTCGCGCTCAGCGCCGGGACCACGCTGGCCGCCCAGGGCCGCGAAGGCGACGTTGTCCTTCCCACGTACCGGTTCGCCAACGGACAGTCGCTCGACAACGTCAAGCTGCACTACACGCTGCTGGGCCAACCGCGGAAAGACGCGGGTGGCACGACCCGCAACGCTGTCCTGGTGCTCCACGGAACCGGTGGGACGGGGAGCGGTTTCCTGGGCGCCGCCTTCGCGGGTGAACTATTCGGTCCCGGCAAGCTGCTGGACACGACGCAGTACTTCGTGATCCTCCCGGACAACATCGGGCACGGCAAGTCGAGCAAGCCGAGCGATGGCCTGCGGATGAAATTCCCCACGTACGGCTACACGGACATGGTGCACTTGCAGCATGCCCTGTTGCAGGGACTTGGGGTCAACCACTTGCGCCTCGTGATGGGGACCTCGATGGGGTGCATGCACGCCTGGGTCTGGGGGTACACCTACCCGAACTTTGCCGATGGTCTCGTGCCCCTCGCCTGTGCGCCGACCCAAATCGCCGGGCGTAACCGGATGATGCGCACGATGATCCGCGACTTCATCATGCAGGATCCCGACTGGAAGGGTGGGGACTACACCTCGCCTCCCCGCGGGCTCAAGGCGGCGTCGGGGATGCTCTACATGATGACCTCGGCCCCACTGGTACAGCATCGCCAGGCGCCGACCCGCGATCGCGCCGACTCGACGATACGCGCTTATATCGACGCGCGCTTTCGTTCGCAGGACCCGAACGACATGCTCTACCAGTTCGATGCATCCAGCGACTACGACCCCTCGCCCCACCTCGAGAAGGTCACCGCCCCCGTCCTGGCGATCAACTCGGCCGATGATCTCGTCAACCCACCGGAACTCGGGTTGATGGAGCGCCTGATGCCCCGGGTGGCGAAGGGGAAGTACATCCTCATCCCCACGAGCGAGCGCACCCGCGGCCACGGCACGCACTCCCAGCCCGCGATCTGGGGGGCATACCTCGCCGAGTTCGTGAGAGGGCTGAAGTAG
- a CDS encoding Rrf2 family transcriptional regulator, translating to MRLTRFTDNALRCLISLGLEPTGTQTVAEVAARLNMSEEHLTKVVQRLAQRGYVQTVRGRNGGVRLARMPGEIIVGAVVRDCEEDLALVPCFDDPGSCPIAPACTLAGAIDEALAAFLAVLDGRTLADLLANQGHLVQLVAARAGGRTVAR from the coding sequence ATGCGGTTGACGCGATTCACCGACAATGCCTTGCGCTGCCTGATCTCGCTCGGCCTTGAGCCGACGGGTACGCAGACGGTGGCCGAGGTAGCCGCGCGCCTGAACATGTCGGAGGAGCACCTGACGAAGGTGGTGCAGCGCCTCGCTCAGCGTGGCTACGTGCAGACGGTGCGTGGACGGAACGGGGGCGTGCGGCTCGCTCGAATGCCAGGAGAGATTATCGTCGGCGCGGTGGTTCGCGACTGCGAAGAGGATCTCGCGCTCGTGCCCTGCTTTGACGATCCGGGTTCGTGCCCGATTGCCCCGGCGTGTACCTTGGCCGGGGCAATCGATGAGGCGTTGGCGGCGTTCCTCGCGGTGCTCGATGGACGCACGCTCGCGGACCTGCTGGCCAACCAGGGGCACCTGGTGCAGCTCGTGGCGGCACGGGCGGGGGGGAGGACGGTCGCTCGTTAG
- a CDS encoding PLP-dependent transferase, protein MIRWTDESAKIILGNGNSSGGSSVIVRVTTQAVHAGREDLGTIGVHAPPLDLSSTYPVPDLFAATADLDALAAGAPGYASSPIYSRLHNPTVARVERAVAQLEHAPDAVAFASGMAAMTAVLLAVTARGRHVVAVRPLYGGTDHLLESGLLGMQVTWATPQGVGAAIRPDTALVVIETPGNPTCALIDIAAVVVQCRGVPVLVDSTFATPILQQPLVHGAAFALHSATKFLAGHGDVLGGVVATDEQWAAELRKVRIATGGVMHPLAAYLLHRGLPTLPLRVRFAQESAAWLAERLEAHPAVIEVRYPGRSGGDPMNLVGRQMRGPGPMLAFTLRGGFDAARRVMGSVRLITPAVSLGSVDTLIQHPAGLTHRVLSDEARSASGIVPGLLRLSPGLEDPEDVWDDLRRALEASQALHLDEIGQDVMSAV, encoded by the coding sequence ATGATTCGTTGGACAGATGAGTCAGCGAAGATAATACTGGGGAATGGAAATTCCAGCGGAGGAAGTTCTGTGATAGTGAGGGTGACGACTCAGGCCGTGCACGCCGGACGGGAAGACCTCGGTACCATCGGTGTTCACGCTCCACCGCTCGACCTGTCCTCCACTTACCCGGTCCCGGACCTCTTTGCGGCCACCGCAGACCTGGATGCCCTGGCCGCCGGTGCGCCGGGGTATGCCTCCTCACCGATCTATTCCCGGTTGCACAATCCGACCGTCGCGCGCGTGGAGCGCGCGGTCGCACAACTCGAGCACGCGCCTGACGCCGTCGCCTTCGCCAGCGGCATGGCGGCGATGACCGCAGTCCTGCTCGCGGTCACCGCTCGAGGTCGGCATGTGGTGGCCGTCCGGCCACTCTATGGTGGAACGGACCACCTGCTCGAGTCGGGACTCCTTGGCATGCAGGTCACGTGGGCGACGCCACAGGGTGTGGGCGCGGCCATACGACCCGACACGGCGTTGGTCGTGATCGAAACACCTGGAAACCCCACGTGCGCCCTCATCGACATCGCGGCGGTCGTCGTGCAATGCCGCGGTGTGCCTGTGCTCGTGGACTCGACGTTTGCCACCCCGATCCTTCAGCAGCCCCTCGTTCACGGGGCAGCCTTCGCGCTGCATTCTGCGACCAAGTTTCTCGCCGGCCATGGCGATGTGTTGGGCGGTGTGGTCGCGACCGACGAGCAGTGGGCCGCCGAGTTGCGCAAGGTGCGCATCGCCACGGGCGGGGTCATGCATCCTCTCGCGGCGTACCTCCTGCACCGCGGTCTCCCGACCCTGCCGCTTCGTGTCCGCTTTGCCCAGGAGAGCGCAGCGTGGTTGGCGGAGCGTCTTGAGGCGCATCCGGCCGTCATTGAGGTGCGCTATCCCGGGCGCTCCGGTGGCGACCCGATGAACCTTGTCGGGAGACAAATGCGCGGGCCCGGGCCCATGTTGGCCTTCACGCTCAGAGGCGGATTCGACGCCGCCAGGAGAGTCATGGGCAGCGTCCGGCTGATCACGCCGGCAGTTTCCCTGGGTTCCGTGGACACACTCATCCAGCACCCGGCCGGACTCACGCATCGGGTGCTCAGCGACGAGGCGCGCTCGGCATCGGGGATCGTACCTGGATTGCTCCGCCTGTCCCCGGGACTCGAAGACCCGGAGGATGTATGGGACGACTTAAGACGCGCGCTCGAGGCATCGCAGGCGCTGCACCTCGACGAAATCGGGCAGGATGTCATGAGCGCCGTGTAA
- a CDS encoding thioredoxin family protein: MTGILTAVATAVMLCDADVARPTGTVSAVDSSYAQLFADGRTFSEFLSRAERRKEQWERNFKQAVVPDALLARARAARGPWKFLVVAVDGCSDSVNTIPYLAKLTEQLMGAELRIIGSDAGRGIMDAHKTPDGRGATPTVLLLDANHTERGCWVERPAALITWLATEKSQRSENELFEGKMGWYDNDKGLKTLEDLVAMMEKAARGETGC; encoded by the coding sequence ATGACGGGAATCCTCACCGCCGTTGCGACGGCGGTCATGTTGTGCGACGCCGACGTTGCTCGCCCCACTGGCACGGTCAGCGCGGTCGATTCCAGCTATGCGCAGTTGTTCGCAGACGGGCGAACCTTTTCGGAGTTCCTCAGCCGCGCCGAGAGACGCAAGGAGCAGTGGGAACGGAACTTCAAGCAGGCGGTCGTGCCCGATGCGTTGCTCGCCCGCGCGCGCGCGGCACGCGGGCCGTGGAAATTCCTGGTCGTGGCAGTGGATGGCTGCTCAGACTCGGTGAACACCATCCCCTACCTGGCCAAGCTCACGGAGCAGCTCATGGGGGCGGAGCTGCGGATCATTGGCAGCGACGCCGGCCGCGGGATCATGGATGCGCACAAGACACCGGACGGGCGCGGTGCGACTCCGACGGTCCTCCTCCTCGACGCCAACCACACCGAACGCGGGTGCTGGGTCGAGCGTCCCGCGGCCCTCATCACCTGGCTCGCGACCGAGAAGTCGCAGCGCTCCGAGAACGAACTGTTCGAGGGGAAGATGGGGTGGTACGACAACGACAAGGGTCTGAAGACGCTGGAAGACCTCGTGGCGATGATGGAGAAAGCGGCGCGGGGCGAGACGGGCTGCTGA
- a CDS encoding Lrp/AsnC family transcriptional regulator, with product MTESQQLDRIDRQLVGLLAKNARLSNKELAAAVGLAPSSCLERVRRLISDGVLRAFHAEFDPAALGYGLEAMVAIRLARHSREQFSAFREYLLGLGEVLAVYHMAGENDFLVHVMARDPGHLRDIALDHLITRTEVGHIETWLMFDHVRGLGASLGSSDAT from the coding sequence GTGACTGAATCTCAGCAGCTCGACCGAATCGATCGGCAGCTCGTCGGACTTCTGGCGAAGAATGCTCGGCTGTCCAACAAGGAGCTGGCTGCCGCCGTCGGGCTGGCGCCGAGTTCCTGCCTGGAACGGGTGCGCCGCCTGATCAGCGACGGGGTGCTCCGAGCCTTTCACGCGGAATTCGATCCCGCGGCGCTCGGCTACGGCCTGGAGGCGATGGTCGCCATTCGCCTGGCGCGGCACTCCCGCGAGCAGTTCAGCGCGTTCCGCGAATACCTGCTTGGGCTCGGCGAAGTGCTCGCGGTGTATCACATGGCCGGGGAGAACGACTTTCTCGTGCACGTCATGGCCCGCGACCCGGGCCACCTGCGGGACATCGCACTCGATCACCTAATCACCCGTACCGAGGTCGGCCATATCGAGACCTGGCTGATGTTCGACCATGTGCGTGGCCTCGGAGCGTCGTTAGGTTCTTCGGACGCCACCTGA